A stretch of Prosthecodimorpha staleyi DNA encodes these proteins:
- the pdhA gene encoding pyruvate dehydrogenase (acetyl-transferring) E1 component subunit alpha translates to MAKSATKSKVEAGPAPFTADEELTAYRMMLLIRRFEEKAGQMYGMGLIGGFCHLYIGQEAVVVGMQMAMVEGDQTITGYRDHGHMLACGMESRGVMAELTGRRGGYSKGKGGSMHMFSVEKQFFGGHGIVGGQVSLGTGLGFANRYRKNGKVSVTYFGDGAANQGQVYESFNMAELWSLPVVYVIENNKYAMGTAVSRASAQTDFSKRGVSFNIPGEQVDGMDVRAVREAGARALEHARSGKGPYILEMQTYRYRGHSMSDPAKYRSKEEVQKMRTEHDPIEQVRQRLLGGGLVTEDDLKKIDAEVRDIVQDAAEFAQTDPEPDVSELWTDIVK, encoded by the coding sequence ATGGCCAAATCCGCCACCAAGTCCAAGGTCGAAGCGGGGCCGGCGCCCTTCACGGCCGATGAGGAACTGACCGCCTACCGGATGATGCTGCTGATCCGGCGCTTCGAGGAGAAGGCCGGCCAGATGTACGGCATGGGCCTGATCGGCGGCTTCTGCCATCTCTATATCGGCCAGGAGGCCGTGGTGGTCGGCATGCAGATGGCCATGGTCGAGGGCGACCAGACCATCACCGGCTATCGCGACCATGGCCACATGCTCGCCTGCGGAATGGAATCGCGCGGCGTCATGGCCGAGCTCACGGGGCGCCGCGGCGGCTACTCGAAGGGCAAGGGCGGCTCGATGCACATGTTCTCCGTCGAGAAGCAGTTCTTCGGCGGGCACGGCATCGTCGGCGGGCAGGTCTCGCTCGGCACCGGCCTCGGCTTCGCCAACCGCTATCGCAAGAACGGCAAGGTCTCGGTGACCTATTTCGGCGACGGCGCGGCCAACCAGGGCCAGGTCTACGAGAGCTTCAACATGGCGGAGCTGTGGAGCCTGCCGGTCGTCTACGTGATCGAGAACAACAAATACGCCATGGGCACCGCGGTCAGCCGCGCCTCGGCGCAGACCGACTTCTCCAAGCGCGGCGTCTCGTTCAACATTCCGGGCGAACAGGTCGACGGCATGGATGTCCGCGCCGTGCGCGAGGCCGGCGCCCGCGCCCTGGAGCATGCCCGCTCCGGCAAGGGGCCCTACATCCTCGAAATGCAGACCTACCGCTATCGCGGCCACTCCATGTCCGACCCGGCCAAGTACCGGTCGAAGGAGGAGGTCCAGAAGATGCGCACCGAGCACGACCCGATCGAGCAGGTGCGCCAGCGTCTTCTCGGCGGCGGTCTCGTCACCGAGGACGACCTCAAGAAGATCGACGCCGAAGTGCGCGACATCGTCCAGGACGCCGCCGAGTTCGCCCAGACCGATCCGGAGCCGGATGTGTCCGAGCTGTGGACCGACATCGTCAAGTGA
- a CDS encoding pyruvate dehydrogenase complex E1 component subunit beta, producing MATQILMPALSPTMEEGKLSKWLKAVGDTIKSGDVIAEIETDKATMEVEAVDEGRLAAILVEAGTEGVKVNTPIAVIAAEGEDVSAAASSPAPAATPAPAAPAPAPQPALAAPAVMTAPASPPPEAPEEDEYPAGTEMANQTVREALRDAMAEEMRADPSVFVMGEEVAEYQGAYKITQGLLQEFGPERVIDTPITEHGFAGMGVGAALTGLRPIVEFMTFNFAMQAIDHIINSAAKTLYMSGGQMGCPIVFRGPNGAAARVGAQHSQDYAAWYSQIPGLKVVQPYTAADFKGLLKAAIRDPNPVVFLENEILYGQTFPVPKGDFIVPIGKAKVARPGHDCTIVSFGIGMTYAMKAAEELTKKHIYCEVVDLRTLRPLDMATVIKSVQKTGRCVTVEEGWPQCSIGSEIASRLVSEAFDYLDAPVLKVTGKDVPMPYAANLEKLALPNVQEVIDAVRAVTYR from the coding sequence ATGGCGACCCAGATTCTGATGCCCGCGCTCTCCCCGACCATGGAGGAGGGCAAGCTCTCGAAATGGCTGAAGGCCGTCGGGGACACGATCAAGTCCGGCGACGTGATCGCCGAGATCGAGACCGACAAGGCGACCATGGAGGTCGAGGCGGTCGACGAGGGGCGGCTCGCCGCCATCCTGGTCGAGGCCGGCACCGAGGGCGTGAAGGTCAACACCCCGATCGCCGTGATCGCGGCGGAGGGTGAGGACGTATCCGCGGCCGCGTCGAGCCCGGCGCCTGCCGCCACTCCGGCTCCGGCAGCCCCGGCACCCGCGCCGCAGCCGGCCCTTGCCGCGCCGGCCGTGATGACCGCCCCGGCGAGCCCGCCGCCCGAAGCACCGGAGGAGGACGAGTATCCGGCCGGCACCGAGATGGCCAATCAGACCGTGCGCGAGGCCTTGCGCGACGCGATGGCCGAGGAGATGCGCGCCGATCCGAGCGTCTTCGTGATGGGCGAGGAGGTCGCCGAGTATCAGGGCGCCTACAAGATCACCCAAGGGCTCCTGCAGGAATTCGGGCCCGAGCGCGTCATCGACACCCCGATCACCGAGCACGGTTTTGCCGGCATGGGCGTCGGCGCGGCGCTGACCGGACTCCGGCCGATCGTCGAGTTCATGACCTTCAACTTCGCCATGCAGGCGATCGACCACATCATCAACTCCGCCGCCAAGACGCTCTACATGTCCGGCGGCCAGATGGGCTGCCCGATCGTGTTCCGCGGCCCGAACGGCGCCGCCGCCCGCGTCGGCGCGCAGCACAGCCAGGACTATGCCGCCTGGTACAGCCAGATCCCCGGCCTGAAGGTGGTCCAGCCCTATACGGCGGCCGACTTCAAGGGCCTGCTCAAGGCGGCGATCCGCGATCCGAACCCGGTCGTGTTCCTGGAGAACGAGATTCTCTACGGCCAGACCTTCCCGGTGCCGAAGGGCGATTTCATTGTCCCGATCGGCAAGGCCAAGGTCGCCCGCCCGGGTCACGACTGCACCATCGTCTCCTTCGGCATCGGCATGACCTATGCGATGAAGGCGGCCGAGGAACTGACCAAGAAGCATATCTATTGCGAGGTCGTCGACCTGCGCACCCTGCGTCCGCTCGACATGGCGACGGTGATCAAGTCGGTCCAGAAGACCGGCCGCTGCGTGACCGTCGAAGAGGGCTGGCCGCAGTGCTCGATCGGCTCCGAGATCGCCTCGCGGCTGGTCTCCGAGGCCTTCGACTATCTCGATGCGCCGGTGCTCAAGGTCACCGGCAAGGACGTGCCGATGCCCTACGCGGCCAATCTCGAGAAGCTCGCCCTGCCGAACGTGCAGGAGGTCATCGACGCCGTCCGCGCGGTGACCTACCGCTGA
- a CDS encoding pyruvate dehydrogenase complex dihydrolipoamide acetyltransferase → MPVNILMPALSPTMEKGNLAKWLKKEGDTVKAGDVIAEIETDKATMEVEAVDEGRIAKILIAEGTADVAVNTPIAILAGEGEDLAAAAAGGGAKPAPAAQPAPAAPSAATPAPVAAAAPTPAAPVAASAPAIAPAAATGANRVFSSPLARRIARDGGIDIALVAGTGPRGRVIQRDVEAAIAAGTGKAGSAPAASAAAPAPVAAAAAAPAPAPKPAAAPSGLSDEAILKLFEPGSYELVPHDGMRRTIARRLAESTQTIPHFYLTVDCDIDALLALREQINASAPVKDGKPAFKVSVNDFVIKALAVALQRVPTANVSWTEAGMLRHKDSDVGVAVAMPGGLITPIIRKAQMKTISAISNETKDFAARARSRKLLPNEYQGGTTAVSNLGMFGMKHFTAVINPPHATILAVGAGEARAVVRGGEVKVVQQMTVTLSCDHRAIDGALGAELLSAFKDLVEKPMSMLV, encoded by the coding sequence ATGCCCGTGAACATTCTGATGCCGGCCCTGTCGCCCACGATGGAGAAGGGCAACCTCGCCAAGTGGCTGAAGAAGGAAGGCGATACGGTCAAGGCCGGCGACGTGATCGCCGAGATCGAGACCGACAAGGCGACGATGGAGGTCGAGGCGGTTGACGAAGGCCGCATCGCCAAGATCCTGATCGCCGAGGGCACGGCCGACGTGGCCGTGAACACGCCGATCGCCATCCTGGCCGGGGAGGGCGAGGATCTCGCCGCCGCGGCGGCCGGCGGCGGCGCCAAGCCGGCCCCGGCGGCTCAACCAGCTCCCGCGGCCCCGTCGGCCGCTACGCCGGCTCCGGTCGCGGCCGCTGCCCCGACGCCCGCCGCACCTGTGGCGGCCTCGGCTCCTGCGATCGCCCCGGCCGCGGCCACCGGCGCCAACCGCGTCTTCTCGTCGCCGCTCGCCCGCCGCATCGCCCGCGACGGCGGCATCGACATTGCGCTCGTCGCCGGCACGGGCCCGCGCGGCCGCGTCATCCAGCGCGACGTGGAGGCCGCCATCGCAGCCGGCACCGGCAAGGCCGGCTCTGCCCCGGCTGCCTCCGCCGCCGCGCCGGCCCCGGTGGCCGCAGCGGCTGCAGCCCCTGCGCCCGCGCCGAAGCCCGCCGCCGCGCCGTCGGGCCTCTCCGACGAGGCGATCCTCAAGCTGTTCGAGCCGGGCAGCTACGAACTGGTGCCCCATGACGGCATGCGCCGGACGATCGCGCGCCGGCTGGCGGAATCGACCCAGACCATCCCGCATTTCTACCTGACGGTCGATTGCGACATCGATGCGCTGCTGGCGCTGCGCGAGCAGATCAACGCCTCGGCCCCGGTCAAGGACGGCAAGCCGGCCTTCAAGGTCTCGGTCAACGACTTCGTCATCAAGGCGCTGGCCGTCGCCCTGCAGCGGGTGCCGACCGCCAACGTCTCCTGGACCGAGGCCGGCATGCTGCGGCACAAGGATTCCGACGTGGGCGTCGCGGTCGCCATGCCGGGCGGGCTGATCACACCGATCATCCGCAAGGCGCAGATGAAGACCATCTCGGCGATCTCCAACGAGACCAAGGACTTCGCCGCCCGGGCCCGGTCGCGCAAGCTGCTGCCGAACGAGTATCAGGGCGGCACCACGGCGGTGTCTAATCTCGGCATGTTCGGGATGAAGCACTTCACCGCGGTGATCAACCCGCCGCACGCCACCATCCTGGCGGTCGGCGCCGGCGAGGCCCGCGCGGTGGTGCGCGGCGGCGAGGTCAAGGTCGTCCAGCAGATGACCGTGACGCTGTCCTGCGACCATCGCGCCATCGACGGTGCGCTCGGCGCCGAACTCCTGTCCGCCTTCAAGGACTTGGTCGAGAAGCCGATGTCCATGCTTGTGTGA
- a CDS encoding FadR/GntR family transcriptional regulator has translation MVAFTKLELPPAYRAVSLEIERLILDGTLKPGDALPSETDLAGRFGVHRSTVREGIRQLETEGLVRRETRKRLVVAAPDSADLAPRASRAMTLQQITFRELWEAAMVMEPLSAALTAARRTDAVLAELDDNLARTEAAIAAGQSPVPLDMEFHSLIAAGSGNRALILAREPIGQLLYPAYVAIRPHLPQSAGRLMTAHRHIVEAIRARDADEARIWMARHIEDLNRGWVLCGLDPDMSVANL, from the coding sequence ATGGTCGCCTTCACGAAACTCGAACTGCCGCCCGCCTACCGTGCCGTCTCCCTGGAAATCGAGCGCCTGATTCTCGACGGCACGCTGAAGCCCGGGGATGCGCTGCCGAGCGAGACCGATCTTGCGGGCCGCTTCGGGGTTCATCGTTCGACGGTGCGGGAGGGCATCCGGCAGCTTGAGACGGAAGGTCTGGTGCGGCGGGAGACGCGCAAGCGGCTGGTCGTGGCCGCACCGGACAGCGCCGATCTCGCGCCGCGCGCCAGTCGGGCTATGACGCTGCAGCAGATCACCTTCCGCGAATTGTGGGAGGCGGCGATGGTCATGGAGCCGCTGTCCGCGGCGCTGACCGCGGCGCGGCGCACCGACGCCGTGCTGGCCGAACTCGACGACAACCTCGCCCGTACCGAGGCGGCGATCGCGGCCGGCCAATCACCGGTGCCGCTCGACATGGAATTCCATTCGCTGATCGCCGCGGGCTCCGGCAATCGGGCGCTGATCCTGGCGCGGGAACCGATCGGCCAACTGCTCTACCCGGCCTATGTGGCGATCCGCCCGCATCTGCCGCAGTCGGCCGGCCGGCTGATGACCGCGCATCGGCATATCGTCGAGGCGATCCGCGCGCGCGACGCCGACGAGGCGCGCATCTGGATGGCGCGACATATCGAGGACCTCAATCGCGGCTGGGTGCTGTGCGGGCTCGATCCGGACATGTCGGTCGCCAATCTGTGA
- a CDS encoding SDR family NAD(P)-dependent oxidoreductase: protein MDLSQSLRGRSVLITGASSGFGAHFAGLTARAGARIAIAARRIGELEAMTADLTAAGASDVLAVRMDVSDAASIEAGFAAIDDRFGGLDILVNNAGIGVQAPAIDQPVDSYDQVMAVNLRGPWLAAQAAARRWRAAKRGGVILNIASITGLRAMNGLAAYSVSKAALIHMTESLAMEWARFGIRVNALAPGYFETPINADHFQTEAGKALIQRMPMRRLGRYEDLDGPFLLLVSDASRYMTGSVVTVDGGHTIASL, encoded by the coding sequence ATGGACCTATCCCAATCCCTACGCGGCCGCAGCGTGCTGATCACCGGCGCGTCGTCCGGCTTCGGCGCCCATTTTGCCGGCCTGACGGCCCGAGCGGGCGCGCGGATCGCCATCGCGGCACGGCGGATCGGCGAGTTGGAGGCGATGACGGCCGATCTGACGGCCGCCGGCGCATCCGATGTCCTGGCCGTGCGCATGGACGTGTCGGACGCGGCCTCGATCGAAGCCGGTTTCGCCGCGATCGACGACCGTTTCGGCGGCCTCGACATTCTGGTCAACAATGCCGGCATCGGCGTCCAGGCACCGGCGATCGACCAGCCGGTCGACAGCTACGATCAGGTCATGGCGGTCAATCTGCGCGGCCCCTGGCTGGCCGCCCAGGCGGCGGCCCGGCGCTGGCGGGCGGCGAAGCGCGGCGGCGTGATCCTCAACATCGCCTCGATCACCGGGCTCCGCGCCATGAACGGCCTCGCCGCCTATTCGGTCTCCAAGGCGGCGCTGATCCACATGACCGAGAGCCTCGCCATGGAGTGGGCCCGCTTCGGCATCCGCGTCAACGCTCTGGCACCGGGCTATTTCGAAACGCCGATCAATGCCGACCACTTCCAAACCGAGGCCGGCAAGGCGCTGATCCAGCGCATGCCGATGCGCCGCCTCGGCCGGTATGAGGATCTCGACGGCCCGTTCCTGCTCCTGGTCTCCGACGCTTCGCGCTACATGACCGGCAGCGTCGTTACCGTCGACGGCGGCCACACCATCGCGTCGCTCTGA
- a CDS encoding FtsB family cell division protein: MTASRSGCVPCSSISCVKSMSTRHRRKSLIRPLLLPLVALLFSAYFAWHGWHGAFGIEARRVLDTEAARLETIKSELKAERSEIEKRVALLRPQSLESDMLDERARNILGFAQPNEIVIYKTAAQAAVNKK; encoded by the coding sequence ATGACGGCGTCCCGGTCGGGATGCGTCCCTTGTTCCAGTATAAGTTGCGTCAAATCCATGTCCACGCGTCACCGCAGGAAGTCGCTGATCCGTCCCCTTCTGCTGCCCCTGGTGGCGTTGCTGTTTTCGGCCTATTTTGCCTGGCATGGCTGGCACGGCGCCTTCGGCATCGAGGCGCGGCGGGTGCTCGACACCGAGGCGGCCCGGCTGGAGACGATCAAGTCCGAGCTGAAGGCCGAACGGAGCGAGATCGAGAAGCGCGTCGCATTGCTGCGCCCGCAGAGCCTGGAAAGCGATATGCTCGACGAGCGGGCCCGCAACATCCTCGGCTTCGCCCAGCCCAACGAAATCGTGATCTACAAAACCGCCGCACAAGCGGCCGTTAACAAGAAATGA